One window of Akkermansia biwaensis genomic DNA carries:
- a CDS encoding L-serine ammonia-lyase, whose amino-acid sequence MHHYSIFELFSIGIGPSSSHTVGPMRAAHRFLEQLRSSPHLPEIEGIRCECYGSLAATGHGHGTDTAIMLGLLGEEPQTVVPRDIPGMIARLHQQETLSVTEDKTVRFSPSRDLDLSHYQPLKLHPNGMLFTAVGKDGAPVEDAVFYSTGGGFVASEQELLHPAEPDREPFPLPYESAEELLRMADERHCPLSSIVMANECALLPESDVRERLDLIWTTMKQSIASGMSARGNLPGVLQVPRRAKTLRKSLLVHGESALKDPLSIMDWINLYAIAVSEENAAGGRIVTAPTNGAAGIVPAVLNYATKFCVSPYPDAIHRFLLTAGGIAILYKKNASISGADVGCQGEVGVACSMAAAALAEYLGGTPHQVENAAEIGMEHNLGLTCDPIAGLVQIPCIERNAIAAIKAINAARIAMGGTGAHFVPLDKVIRTMLDTGRDMQSKYKETAQGGLAVNVVNC is encoded by the coding sequence ATGCACCACTACAGCATTTTTGAGCTTTTCAGCATCGGGATAGGCCCCTCCTCCTCCCACACGGTAGGCCCCATGCGGGCGGCGCACCGCTTTCTGGAACAACTGCGCTCCTCCCCCCATCTGCCGGAAATAGAGGGCATCCGCTGCGAATGCTACGGCTCCCTGGCCGCCACCGGGCACGGCCACGGAACGGACACCGCCATCATGCTGGGCCTGCTGGGGGAAGAACCCCAGACCGTCGTGCCGCGCGATATTCCCGGAATGATAGCGCGCCTGCACCAGCAGGAAACCCTGTCCGTTACGGAAGACAAGACCGTCCGCTTTTCCCCCTCCCGCGACCTGGACCTTTCCCATTACCAGCCCCTGAAGCTCCACCCAAACGGGATGCTTTTCACAGCCGTCGGCAAAGATGGCGCCCCGGTGGAAGACGCCGTGTTTTATTCCACGGGCGGCGGCTTTGTCGCCTCCGAGCAGGAACTGCTGCATCCGGCAGAACCGGACCGGGAACCGTTTCCCCTCCCCTACGAATCCGCGGAGGAATTGCTGCGCATGGCGGACGAACGCCACTGCCCCCTTTCCTCCATCGTGATGGCCAATGAATGCGCCCTTCTTCCGGAGAGCGACGTGCGCGAACGGCTGGACCTGATCTGGACGACGATGAAGCAGTCCATCGCCAGCGGCATGAGCGCGCGCGGCAACCTGCCCGGCGTACTGCAAGTGCCGCGCCGCGCCAAGACGCTGCGCAAGTCCCTGCTCGTCCACGGGGAGTCGGCCCTGAAAGACCCCCTTTCCATCATGGACTGGATCAATCTGTACGCCATTGCCGTGAGCGAGGAAAACGCCGCGGGCGGGCGCATCGTCACCGCTCCCACCAACGGGGCGGCGGGCATCGTCCCCGCCGTGCTCAATTACGCCACCAAATTCTGTGTTTCCCCGTATCCGGACGCCATTCACCGCTTTCTGCTCACCGCAGGGGGAATCGCCATCCTTTACAAGAAAAACGCCTCCATTTCCGGCGCGGACGTAGGCTGCCAGGGGGAAGTGGGCGTGGCCTGCTCCATGGCTGCGGCCGCACTGGCGGAATACCTGGGCGGCACGCCTCATCAAGTGGAAAACGCCGCGGAAATAGGCATGGAACACAACCTGGGCCTTACCTGCGACCCGATTGCGGGACTCGTTCAGATTCCCTGCATTGAGCGCAACGCCATTGCGGCCATCAAGGCCATCAACGCCGCCCGCATCGCCATGGGAGGCACCGGCGCGCACTTTGTTCCATTGGACAAGGTCATCCGCACCATGCTGGACACGGGACGGGACATGCAGTCCAAATATAAGGAGACGGCCCAGGGCGGCCTGGCCGTGAATGTGGTGAATTGTTAA
- a CDS encoding aspartate-semialdehyde dehydrogenase, with product MNQAPHVAIVGATGAVGVEILSCLETRNFPVGSLKLLASARSAGKQVAFRGEMLTVEELTEKSFEGVDIALFSAGGGISLKFAPIAAAAGCVVIDNSSAFRQDPDVPLVVPEINPEAAFNHPRNIIANPNCTTIITLMALFPLHQQFGLKTVIASSYQAVSGSGQHGITELESQVRAVVDGHPVVKNVYPHQIAFNLLPQIDSFTDSGYTKEELKMLNEGRKILSLPELKVTCTCVRVPVYRSHSISVTAQFEQPVDLEKARQAYEGKPGVALMDNPVEGLWPTPLDSTNGDTCYVGRMRRDMAVDNALTLWVVGDQVRKGAALNAVQIAELLINR from the coding sequence ATGAACCAAGCACCCCATGTTGCCATCGTTGGCGCCACCGGAGCGGTGGGCGTCGAGATCCTGTCCTGCCTGGAAACCCGCAATTTTCCCGTCGGCTCCCTGAAGCTTCTGGCCTCCGCCCGCTCCGCGGGTAAACAGGTAGCTTTCCGCGGGGAAATGCTGACTGTGGAAGAATTGACGGAGAAATCCTTTGAAGGAGTGGACATCGCCCTGTTCAGCGCGGGCGGCGGCATTTCCCTGAAGTTCGCCCCCATTGCGGCGGCGGCAGGCTGCGTGGTTATCGACAATTCTTCCGCGTTCCGCCAGGACCCGGACGTTCCCCTTGTCGTACCGGAAATCAATCCGGAAGCCGCGTTCAACCATCCGCGCAACATCATCGCCAATCCGAACTGCACCACCATCATCACGCTGATGGCCTTGTTCCCCCTGCACCAGCAGTTCGGGCTGAAAACCGTCATCGCCTCCAGCTACCAGGCGGTTTCCGGCAGCGGCCAGCACGGCATCACGGAACTGGAATCCCAGGTGCGCGCCGTGGTGGACGGCCACCCCGTGGTCAAGAATGTTTATCCGCACCAGATCGCCTTCAATCTGTTGCCGCAGATCGACTCCTTCACGGACAGCGGCTATACCAAGGAAGAGCTGAAAATGCTCAATGAAGGCCGCAAAATCCTTTCCCTGCCGGAACTCAAGGTAACCTGCACCTGCGTCCGCGTTCCCGTGTATCGTTCCCATTCCATCTCCGTCACCGCCCAGTTTGAACAGCCTGTGGACCTGGAAAAGGCCCGCCAGGCCTACGAAGGCAAGCCTGGCGTGGCCCTGATGGACAATCCCGTGGAAGGCCTGTGGCCCACTCCTCTGGACAGCACCAACGGCGACACTTGCTATGTGGGCCGCATGCGCCGGGACATGGCCGTCGACAACGCCTTGACCCTGTGGGTTGTAGGCGACCAGGTGCGCAAAGGCGCGGCCCTGAATGCCGTGCAGATCGCAGAACTTTTAATCAACCGCTGA
- a CDS encoding polyprenyl synthetase family protein: MCEQSLKDYITEQCALIDAALDRLLPAEDESPETIHKAMRYSMFAGGKRMRPVLCLAAAEACGGLAVNALIPACAVEMMHTYSLIHDDLPAMDNDDLRRGKPTSHKAFGEGIAILAGDALLTEAFAVIAQVDDTERYTVRDYVAELAATGGSKMLIGGQVLDLEGEHKKLSEPEVRAVYEGKTAALVTTALRFGAMSADATEAQLEAVTDFGYNLGLAFQVIDDILDLTASTEKLGKTAGKDVNSQKSTCPALIGLEGARSEAKCRTQAALDALMIFPEERRTRLVEIANYLLNREY; the protein is encoded by the coding sequence ATGTGTGAACAATCGCTGAAAGATTACATTACCGAGCAGTGCGCCCTGATCGACGCGGCGCTGGACAGGCTCCTTCCCGCCGAGGACGAAAGCCCCGAAACTATCCACAAGGCCATGCGCTACAGCATGTTTGCGGGCGGCAAGAGAATGCGCCCCGTGCTTTGCCTGGCCGCGGCGGAAGCCTGCGGCGGCCTGGCCGTCAACGCTCTGATCCCCGCCTGCGCGGTGGAAATGATGCACACGTATTCCCTCATTCACGACGACCTGCCCGCCATGGACAACGACGACCTGCGCCGGGGCAAGCCCACCAGCCATAAGGCCTTCGGGGAAGGCATCGCCATCCTGGCCGGAGACGCCCTGCTGACGGAAGCCTTTGCCGTCATCGCCCAGGTGGACGATACGGAGCGCTACACCGTCCGGGACTACGTGGCGGAACTGGCGGCCACCGGCGGCAGCAAGATGCTCATCGGCGGCCAGGTACTGGACCTGGAAGGAGAGCACAAGAAGCTTTCCGAGCCGGAAGTGCGCGCCGTATATGAAGGCAAGACGGCGGCCCTGGTGACCACCGCCCTCCGCTTCGGCGCCATGTCCGCCGATGCCACGGAAGCCCAGCTGGAAGCCGTCACGGACTTCGGCTACAACCTGGGCCTGGCTTTCCAGGTGATCGACGACATTCTGGACCTGACCGCCTCCACGGAAAAGCTCGGCAAAACCGCGGGCAAGGACGTGAATTCCCAGAAATCCACCTGCCCCGCCCTGATAGGCCTGGAAGGAGCCCGTTCCGAAGCCAAGTGCCGCACCCAGGCCGCTCTGGACGCCCTGATGATCTTCCCGGAAGAACGCCGCACGCGCCTGGTGGAAATAGCCAATTACCTGCTCAACCGCGAATATTAA
- the nadC gene encoding carboxylating nicotinate-nucleotide diphosphorylase, with amino-acid sequence MPAENVSDNVAALIDMALAEDFGPGDVTSTYFVPEHLTARAILTPRKKGVLSGVNVAAEVFRKVDPGLKVEVYLHDGEAVAPGAVVMLIEGSARSILGAERTALNFIQRLSGVASLTRKYVKAVSHTSARILDTRKTTPGYRLLEKAAVAHGGGTNHRMGLYDRAMVKDNHLMTDGNTEHLQKCINTLRAEKPGVEIQLEADTLEQVESFLKLEGVDHILLDNMTPETLRKAVALRGDRSTPLLEASGGVNLDTVAAIAESGVDFVSVGYVTHSAPSLDLGLDFSVE; translated from the coding sequence ATGCCCGCAGAAAACGTATCCGACAACGTCGCCGCGCTAATTGACATGGCGCTGGCCGAAGACTTCGGCCCCGGCGACGTGACTTCCACCTATTTCGTACCCGAACACCTGACGGCCAGGGCCATCCTGACGCCCCGCAAGAAGGGCGTTCTGTCCGGTGTCAACGTGGCGGCGGAAGTATTCCGCAAGGTGGACCCCGGTCTGAAGGTGGAAGTGTACCTGCACGACGGGGAGGCCGTGGCGCCCGGCGCCGTGGTCATGCTCATCGAAGGGTCCGCCCGCTCCATTCTGGGTGCGGAACGCACGGCCCTGAACTTCATCCAGCGCCTTTCCGGCGTGGCTTCCCTCACCCGGAAGTACGTAAAGGCCGTTTCCCACACCAGCGCCCGCATTCTGGACACCCGCAAGACCACTCCCGGCTACCGCCTTCTGGAAAAGGCCGCCGTGGCCCACGGCGGGGGCACCAACCACCGCATGGGACTTTACGACCGCGCCATGGTGAAGGACAACCACCTGATGACGGACGGCAATACGGAACATCTCCAAAAGTGCATCAACACCCTCCGCGCGGAAAAGCCCGGCGTGGAAATCCAACTGGAGGCGGATACCCTGGAACAGGTGGAATCCTTCCTCAAGCTGGAAGGCGTGGACCACATTCTACTGGACAACATGACGCCGGAAACGCTCAGGAAAGCCGTCGCCCTGCGCGGGGACCGCTCCACCCCCCTGCTGGAAGCCAGCGGCGGCGTCAACCTGGACACGGTGGCGGCCATTGCGGAATCCGGCGTGGATTTCGTCTCCGTGGGCTATGTCACCCACTCCGCTCCGTCCCTGGACCTGGGGCTGGATTTCAGCGTGGAATAA
- the pdxH gene encoding pyridoxamine 5'-phosphate oxidase, producing the protein MDLSNFREEYLKGQLHRKDLAANPFEQFQTWFDQALKAGIPEPNAFSLATANAQARPSLRTVLLKYFDETGFVFFTNYGSHKARDIEENPQVCMMLPWVMLERQVIIYGKAVKVSRTESLKYFLSRPKDSQLGAWVSQQSSVISGRKLLEMKLMELKNKFSKGEIPLPSFWGGFRIIPEAFEFWQGGPGRVHDRFMYMRQEDGSWTIERLQP; encoded by the coding sequence ATGGACCTGTCCAATTTCAGAGAAGAATACCTCAAGGGCCAGCTGCACAGGAAGGATCTGGCGGCCAATCCCTTTGAACAATTCCAAACCTGGTTTGACCAGGCTCTGAAAGCGGGCATTCCTGAACCCAACGCCTTTTCCCTGGCCACGGCCAACGCCCAGGCGCGCCCTTCCCTGCGTACGGTGCTGCTCAAGTATTTTGACGAAACCGGTTTCGTGTTCTTCACCAACTACGGCAGCCACAAGGCCCGCGATATTGAGGAAAACCCCCAGGTCTGCATGATGCTCCCCTGGGTCATGCTGGAACGTCAGGTCATCATTTACGGAAAAGCCGTCAAGGTTTCCCGCACGGAATCCCTGAAATACTTCCTTTCCCGCCCCAAGGATTCACAGCTGGGAGCATGGGTTTCCCAGCAAAGCTCCGTCATTTCCGGAAGAAAACTGCTGGAAATGAAGCTCATGGAACTGAAAAACAAATTCTCCAAGGGAGAAATTCCCCTGCCCTCCTTCTGGGGCGGCTTCAGAATCATTCCGGAAGCATTCGAATTCTGGCAGGGCGGCCCCGGCCGCGTTCACGACCGCTTCATGTACATGCGGCAGGAAGACGGGTCATGGACGATTGAACGACTGCAGCCATGA
- a CDS encoding D-hexose-6-phosphate mutarotase encodes MISERVTDQGLTFLDVETPFCTASLCMQGAHLVSWKPAGQQECLFLSPKAVFSRGKAIRGGIPVCWPWFGAAENGPAHGIARTSEWRLHHQETDMRGNLLLSLALYPDDAGQPAAILRLTLGSSLAMKLETTVRRLPCKLTEAFHNYFAVGNLTKCRVLGLENISFREYAAQPMKHGERPLAPLGCLDRVYDCPDHTGKIILEDPVMNRSITVEREHASSVIVWNPGQQGAADMADLGADSWNKFLCVETGNASPCALHLAPGQSHTVCQKISVAPLA; translated from the coding sequence ATGATTTCCGAACGCGTTACAGACCAGGGGCTGACCTTCCTGGACGTGGAAACGCCGTTCTGTACGGCATCCCTCTGCATGCAGGGAGCCCACCTCGTTTCCTGGAAGCCTGCGGGCCAGCAGGAATGCCTGTTTCTTTCCCCAAAGGCGGTCTTTTCCCGCGGAAAAGCCATTCGTGGCGGTATTCCCGTCTGCTGGCCCTGGTTCGGAGCCGCGGAAAACGGCCCTGCCCACGGCATTGCCCGCACCTCCGAGTGGCGCCTCCATCATCAGGAAACGGATATGCGGGGCAATCTTCTTCTTTCCCTGGCCCTGTATCCGGATGACGCTGGACAGCCCGCCGCCATTCTGCGCCTGACGCTGGGTTCATCCCTGGCCATGAAGCTGGAAACCACCGTCCGCAGGCTCCCCTGCAAGCTCACGGAAGCCTTCCACAACTATTTTGCCGTCGGCAACCTGACCAAATGCCGCGTTCTGGGCCTGGAAAATATTTCCTTCCGGGAATATGCCGCCCAGCCCATGAAACACGGGGAACGCCCCCTGGCGCCTCTGGGCTGCCTGGACCGCGTGTACGACTGTCCGGACCACACGGGAAAAATCATTCTGGAAGATCCGGTCATGAACCGTTCCATCACGGTGGAGAGGGAACATGCCTCTTCCGTCATCGTCTGGAACCCTGGCCAACAGGGCGCGGCGGACATGGCGGACCTGGGAGCGGATTCCTGGAACAAATTCCTTTGTGTGGAAACGGGGAATGCCTCACCCTGTGCCCTTCATCTTGCTCCGGGACAGTCCCATACCGTGTGCCAGAAGATTTCAGTAGCTCCTCTCGCTTGA
- a CDS encoding autotransporter outer membrane beta-barrel domain-containing protein, producing the protein MRIKLPLTLLAYIFATLPSIANEAAAPADGGNISITESVRYILDTDMEYNTTVFQADPSTPQAQFGVSFEGDGQQSLTLDKKDTTEKTAQFLFRPENTDPRIDTFTLSISQLDNLHLGGTYGAVELSNNQGDSVFSITDIGGNVSLDNNTIERSGNAADALVSLHSSGNNTIFIDDIGGTLSISNNTKTSGATQSGLGLLIYSYNKTENSSNSLIQITNVRGGIDVRNNTFAGGQGVISIFNDVKTGQATIIMNNIAGGIRFVNNDAGDNAFGACLTAGCKVNWGDELFSGHAAIQLSNIQGDILFHNNSSYAGSAIFVNGTESMLSISGVKGNVSFTGNRADTFGGAIYFETGSVSENNVLSIQHVQGDVLFENNSATYFGGAICSSAPTEDEYGRPTDPANARIMLLADGGDITFQNNVMYAGGTDPIANAILTDGKHTMELGAAAGRTIAFYDPIVMQDEQDNASSLHLNQGEDCQGEILFSGRDYADSDNAANYTSTLTGDAFQYNGTVRLDQRAALQLVNYVQEGGTLAMGRQTSLTASGNVSLKTLTLDLSLSGEPASITAAGSVSANQVTVYAPSSAVAPGETVLTITADSFGGILQEIGDHRVAMRDDQGMNFLLEMNWELNDEGSLVFTTGNILQEGVIAELQGSNIANSMLSSAATLRSFTGTGLEHLDTARFLSPLKSNVWTSGLGDFQMQRTKGGIEGFDYQGGGFAVGGDYRLGQHWLGGIAYGYTSGKNISREYRATNRQNTNMGLIYTGWRLPMNKGQALTITAAAGFSSSDNRLSSVTSGGQNSSGSWTNRAWEGTVRAAWDLPVGRNLVLTPHIGVEYTDVVQEAFTESGEMARRFDRGHYRNLALPVGLSLTQGLTLGGMPWSHTVSVEYLPDVYRSNAGTYARLVGNGYGWGVEGSKPARQGMRAGISGRLQVTANWSAYGSYQVEARDSLVNQRVMLGVGYSF; encoded by the coding sequence ATGAGAATTAAACTTCCCCTGACTCTGCTGGCCTATATTTTTGCAACTCTTCCCTCTATTGCCAATGAAGCCGCTGCTCCGGCGGATGGGGGAAATATCTCCATCACGGAAAGTGTCCGTTACATACTTGATACCGACATGGAGTATAACACAACCGTATTCCAGGCAGATCCTTCCACTCCCCAGGCACAATTTGGAGTCTCGTTTGAAGGGGACGGCCAGCAGAGTCTTACTCTGGACAAGAAAGATACCACAGAAAAAACCGCCCAATTCCTTTTCCGTCCGGAAAACACTGATCCCCGTATTGACACGTTCACCCTGTCCATTTCGCAATTGGACAACCTTCATCTCGGCGGGACATATGGAGCCGTTGAATTAAGCAACAATCAGGGAGATTCCGTATTTTCCATCACCGATATCGGTGGAAACGTGTCTCTGGATAACAACACGATTGAACGCAGCGGAAACGCGGCGGATGCCCTGGTGTCCCTGCACTCTTCCGGGAACAATACCATTTTCATTGACGACATCGGAGGCACCTTGTCCATCAGCAATAACACAAAAACTTCCGGAGCGACACAATCCGGACTGGGATTGCTTATTTACAGCTATAACAAGACGGAAAACAGTTCCAATAGTTTGATCCAAATCACCAATGTGCGGGGAGGGATTGATGTCCGGAACAATACTTTTGCAGGCGGCCAGGGCGTCATCAGTATTTTCAATGATGTGAAAACCGGACAAGCCACCATCATCATGAACAACATCGCCGGCGGCATTCGCTTCGTGAACAACGATGCCGGGGATAATGCCTTCGGCGCCTGCCTGACAGCAGGCTGCAAAGTCAACTGGGGCGACGAATTATTCAGCGGACATGCAGCTATTCAGCTTTCCAACATTCAGGGAGACATCCTTTTCCATAACAACAGTTCCTATGCCGGATCCGCCATTTTTGTCAATGGCACGGAAAGCATGCTTTCCATTTCCGGTGTGAAGGGCAATGTATCATTCACCGGAAATCGCGCGGATACTTTCGGCGGCGCCATCTATTTTGAAACGGGTTCCGTCTCTGAAAATAATGTATTATCCATTCAGCACGTGCAGGGAGATGTCCTGTTTGAAAACAATTCGGCAACATATTTTGGAGGCGCCATCTGCAGTTCCGCCCCCACAGAGGATGAATATGGTCGCCCCACCGATCCTGCGAATGCCCGGATCATGTTATTGGCTGATGGAGGCGATATAACTTTCCAGAACAACGTCATGTATGCAGGCGGGACAGACCCCATCGCCAACGCCATCCTCACGGATGGAAAACACACCATGGAACTGGGCGCCGCGGCCGGACGCACCATTGCCTTTTACGACCCCATCGTCATGCAGGATGAGCAGGATAACGCTTCCTCCCTCCATCTCAACCAGGGGGAGGACTGCCAGGGGGAAATCCTCTTCTCCGGCAGGGATTATGCAGACTCGGACAATGCCGCCAATTACACCTCCACCCTCACCGGGGACGCCTTCCAGTACAACGGCACTGTCCGCCTGGACCAGAGGGCCGCTCTGCAACTGGTCAACTACGTCCAGGAAGGCGGAACGCTGGCCATGGGACGCCAAACCTCCCTCACCGCTTCCGGCAACGTTTCCCTGAAAACCCTGACGCTTGATCTCAGTCTGAGCGGAGAACCCGCCTCCATCACCGCCGCTGGTTCCGTCTCCGCCAATCAAGTGACTGTCTATGCACCTTCTTCCGCTGTGGCCCCGGGAGAAACCGTTCTGACCATCACAGCGGACTCTTTCGGAGGCATTCTTCAAGAAATCGGAGACCACAGGGTTGCCATGCGGGATGACCAGGGCATGAACTTCCTTCTGGAAATGAACTGGGAGCTCAACGACGAAGGCTCCCTTGTCTTTACCACCGGCAATATCCTTCAGGAAGGCGTCATTGCGGAGCTTCAGGGCAGCAACATCGCCAACTCCATGCTTTCCTCCGCCGCCACCCTGCGCTCCTTCACCGGTACGGGACTGGAACACCTGGATACGGCGCGTTTCCTCTCACCCCTCAAGAGCAATGTCTGGACCAGCGGACTGGGCGATTTCCAGATGCAGAGAACCAAGGGCGGCATTGAAGGGTTCGACTACCAGGGCGGCGGCTTTGCCGTGGGGGGAGACTACAGGCTCGGCCAACATTGGCTGGGCGGTATTGCCTACGGCTATACTTCCGGCAAAAACATCAGCCGGGAATACCGGGCCACCAACCGGCAGAACACCAATATGGGCCTTATCTACACCGGCTGGAGACTCCCCATGAACAAGGGGCAGGCTCTGACCATCACTGCCGCCGCCGGCTTCAGCAGCAGCGACAACCGCCTTTCCTCCGTGACCTCCGGCGGCCAGAACTCGTCGGGTTCATGGACCAACCGGGCATGGGAGGGTACAGTGAGGGCCGCCTGGGATTTGCCCGTGGGCAGGAACCTGGTTCTCACGCCCCATATCGGCGTGGAATACACGGATGTGGTGCAGGAGGCGTTTACGGAAAGCGGAGAGATGGCGCGTCGGTTTGACCGTGGTCATTACCGCAATCTGGCTCTTCCCGTGGGCCTTTCCCTGACTCAGGGGCTGACGCTGGGCGGCATGCCCTGGAGCCATACGGTTAGCGTGGAGTATCTCCCGGACGTGTACCGGAGCAATGCGGGAACCTATGCACGCCTGGTCGGCAACGGCTATGGGTGGGGAGTGGAGGGTAGCAAGCCGGCGCGGCAGGGAATGAGGGCGGGGATTTCCGGGCGGCTGCAGGTAACGGCCAATTGGAGTGCGTATGGCAGTTATCAGGTGGAGGCGCGCGACAGTTTGGTAAACCAGCGTGTGATGCTGGGGGTAGGTTATTCGTTCTAA
- a CDS encoding glutamine synthetase III, producing the protein MHTNTPSDVGNAATFIAEIYGQDVFNMETMRGYLPRPVYKKLLATIRKDEKLDPDIANEVAQAMMTWALEKGASHYTHWFQPLNGSTAEKHDSFVEVDPEGNLELKFSGKSLVQGEPDASSFPSGGLRATFEARGYTAWDPTSPAFIKRTDNGATLCIPTAFCSYKGQALDKKTPLLRSMTAVCRQAQRLLACFGGPENIRVTANLGAEQEYFLVDKQLYALRPDLMMCGRTLFGNVPPKHQQMEDHYFGSIKDRVLEFMVDVDEALWKLGIPSKTRHNEVAPGQFEIAPIFESQNLAVDHNMLVMEVLRKTANKHDLVCLLHEKPFAGMNGSGKHNNWSLSAPGYGSLLNPGSSPQENAIFLTLLCATIKAVDEHADLLRASVAKSGNEHRLGAHEAPPAIISIFLGDLLDEIIEQIEKGGTKKACTVKTMSIGVDTLPMFPLDTSDRNRTSPFAFTGNKFEFRAVGSSQTCAWPMTVLNTIVAESLDEICTILEPVKDKPEEFHTTLNKLLQDIIKKHKRILFSGDGYGEAWIKEAERRKLANTPGTIEALAALETPKARALFEKYKVVSPVELHARHEIQSEIFHKEINIEAETALLMVETLYIPAVTEQLTQLTSAIAQMKASGIKAGMKATTDRANRIGELLDLLPAQVEALRLAVDKESTKDILTGMNDLRKTIDTLEGLTDADLWPVPTYAELLFL; encoded by the coding sequence ATGCACACAAACACACCTTCCGATGTTGGCAACGCCGCAACCTTTATTGCGGAAATCTACGGCCAGGACGTCTTCAACATGGAGACCATGCGCGGCTACCTACCCCGCCCCGTTTACAAGAAATTGCTGGCGACAATCCGCAAGGATGAAAAGCTGGACCCGGATATTGCCAATGAAGTGGCCCAGGCCATGATGACCTGGGCCCTGGAAAAGGGCGCCAGCCATTACACGCACTGGTTCCAGCCCCTCAACGGCAGTACGGCTGAAAAGCACGATTCCTTTGTGGAAGTGGACCCGGAAGGCAACCTGGAACTCAAATTCTCCGGCAAAAGCCTGGTCCAGGGGGAACCGGACGCCTCCAGCTTCCCCTCCGGCGGTCTCCGCGCCACGTTTGAGGCCCGCGGCTACACGGCATGGGACCCCACCAGCCCCGCTTTCATCAAGCGCACGGACAATGGAGCCACCCTGTGCATCCCCACCGCCTTCTGTTCCTACAAGGGGCAGGCACTGGACAAAAAGACTCCCCTGCTGCGCTCCATGACCGCCGTCTGCCGCCAGGCCCAGCGCCTTCTGGCCTGCTTCGGCGGTCCGGAAAATATCCGCGTCACCGCCAACCTGGGCGCGGAACAGGAATACTTCCTGGTGGACAAGCAGCTTTATGCCCTGCGCCCGGACCTGATGATGTGCGGCCGCACTCTCTTCGGCAATGTGCCGCCCAAGCACCAGCAGATGGAAGACCATTACTTCGGCTCCATCAAGGACCGCGTGCTGGAATTCATGGTTGACGTGGACGAAGCCCTGTGGAAGCTCGGCATCCCCTCCAAGACGCGCCATAACGAGGTGGCTCCCGGACAGTTTGAAATCGCGCCCATTTTCGAGAGCCAGAACCTGGCCGTGGACCACAACATGCTGGTCATGGAAGTGCTCCGAAAAACCGCCAATAAGCACGACCTGGTCTGCCTGCTCCATGAAAAGCCCTTCGCGGGAATGAACGGCTCCGGCAAGCACAACAACTGGTCCCTTTCCGCCCCCGGCTACGGCAGCCTTCTCAATCCCGGCTCCAGCCCGCAGGAAAACGCCATCTTCCTCACCCTGCTCTGCGCCACGATCAAGGCCGTGGACGAACACGCAGACCTGCTGCGCGCCTCCGTCGCCAAATCCGGCAACGAACACCGCCTGGGAGCCCATGAAGCTCCTCCGGCCATCATTTCCATTTTCCTGGGGGACCTGCTGGACGAAATCATTGAGCAGATTGAAAAAGGCGGCACCAAGAAGGCATGCACGGTGAAAACCATGAGCATCGGCGTAGATACGCTGCCGATGTTCCCGCTGGACACTTCCGACCGGAACCGCACCAGCCCCTTCGCCTTCACCGGCAACAAGTTTGAATTCCGGGCCGTGGGTTCTTCCCAAACCTGCGCGTGGCCAATGACGGTGCTCAACACCATCGTCGCGGAAAGCCTGGATGAAATCTGCACCATCCTGGAACCCGTCAAGGACAAGCCGGAGGAATTCCACACGACGCTCAACAAGCTGCTTCAAGACATCATCAAGAAGCACAAGCGCATCCTCTTCAGCGGGGACGGCTACGGAGAAGCCTGGATCAAGGAGGCCGAACGCCGCAAGCTGGCCAATACGCCCGGCACCATCGAGGCGCTGGCGGCACTGGAAACGCCCAAGGCCAGAGCGCTTTTTGAAAAATACAAGGTGGTCAGCCCGGTGGAACTCCACGCGCGCCATGAAATCCAGTCGGAAATCTTCCATAAGGAAATCAATATTGAGGCGGAAACGGCCCTCCTGATGGTGGAAACCCTGTATATTCCGGCCGTCACGGAACAGCTCACGCAGCTCACCTCCGCCATTGCGCAGATGAAGGCTTCCGGAATCAAGGCGGGGATGAAAGCCACGACAGACCGCGCCAACCGGATCGGAGAACTGCTGGACCTCCTGCCCGCCCAGGTCGAGGCACTGCGGCTGGCGGTGGACAAGGAAAGCACCAAGGATATCCTGACTGGAATGAATGACTTGAGAAAGACCATCGACACCCTGGAAGGGCTGACGGATGCAGATTTGTGGCCCGTTCCGACCTATGCGGAATTGCTCTTCCTGTAA